The Nothobranchius furzeri strain GRZ-AD chromosome 6, NfurGRZ-RIMD1, whole genome shotgun sequence genome includes a region encoding these proteins:
- the LOC107396718 gene encoding phospholipid-transporting ATPase ID — translation MGLLVSYFGNLFGKEKKQEEERHLRANDRPFNLSYQYANNSIKTSKYNVFTFLPLNLFEQFRRLANAYFLFLLLLQLIPQISSLSWFTTAVPLVMVLAMTAVKDASDDINRHKCDRQVNNRKVNVLVGGELKNEKWMNVEVGDIVKLESNHFVTADLLLLSSSEPLNLVYVETAELDGETNLKVKQALTVTGEMGDNIGTLSSFRGEVRCEPPNNRLDKFKGTLTMNGRNYGLDNDKVLLRGCTLRNTEWCFGLVLFGGPDTKLMQNSGKTVFKRTSIDHLMNVLVLCIFGFLVAMCFILAVGNAIWEVKEGSVFTVFLPREPGVNAALSSFLSFWSYVIVLNTVVPISLYVSVEIIRLGNSFYIDWDRKMYHPKSDTPAQARTTTLNEELGQIKYIFSDKTGTLTQNIMTFNKCSIHGKNYGELFDFSGQRVEITEKTERVDFSWNQLADPKFVFHDYSLVETVKEGNPEAQAFFRLLALCHTVMPEEKKEGELNYQAQSPDEGALVTAARNFGFVFRSRTPESISIMEMGMKVTYELLAVLDFNNVRKRMSVIVRSPEGKMSLYCKGADTIIYERLHPSCSKLMEVTTGHLNEYAGDGLRTLVLAYKDLEESYMEGWRQRHHEASTALEGREERLDELYEEIEKDMILLGATAVEDKLQDGVPQTIEQLAKADIKIWVLTGDKQETAENIGYSCNMLREEMKEVFIVAANTAEGVKEELQNARRKMCPAAAEDPSVIKARAGLFWLKMTETVEDEKVDDEYGLIINGHSLAFALEKDLELELLRTACMCKTVICCRVTPLQKAQVVELVKKYKQSVTLAIGDGANDVSMIKAAHIGVGISGQEGMQAVLSSDFSFAQFRYLQRLLLVHGRWSYLRMCKFLRYFFYKNFTFTFLHFWYAFFCGFSAQTVYDEWFITLYNLMYTALPILSLCLFDQDVNDRWSFQYPQLYSPGQLNMYFSKKAFVRCMMHSCYSSLILFFIPWAAMHDTVRDDGRDIADYQSFALLAQTCLLVVVSVQLCLDTYYWTTVNQFFVWGSLAAYFAVTFTMYSNGMFLIFTSAFPFIGTARNSLIQPNVWLTILLTSLLCTLPVVALRFILIQIHPTVNDKVRYKVQKEVLPAPAPRRPPARRISTRRSGYAFSHSQGYGDLVTSKWFLLKRPLKGRAMLFGQTDSTLAENKPQHYRSITEGSQSSGLGGGH, via the exons ATGGGATTGTTGGTGTCGTACTTTGGCAACTTGTTTGGAAAGGAGAAAAAGCAAG AGGAGGAGAGACACCTGCGGGCCAATGACAGACCTTTCAACCTGTCTTATCAATATGCT AACAACTCCATCAAGACTTCCAAATACAATGTTTTCACCTTCCTGCCTCTTAACCTCTTTGAGCAGTTCAGAAGGCTCGCTAATGCttacttcctcttccttcttcttcttcag CTCATCCCACAAATCTCCTCCCTGTCCTGGTTCACCACAGCTGTACCTTTGGTTATGGTGCTGGCCATGACAGCTGTCAAAGACGCCAGTGATGACATA AACAGACACAAATGCGACAGGCAGGTGAATAACCGTAAGGTGAACGTCCTCGTCGGTGGAGA gCTAAAAAATGAAAAATGGATGAATGTTGAGGTTGGAGACATCGTCAAACTGGAGAGTAATCACTTTGTCACA GCAGACCTCCTGCTGTTGTCCAGCAGTGAGCCTCTCAATCTGGTCTACGTGGAGACGGCAGAGTTGGATGG GGAAACCAATCTGAAAGTGAAACAGGCCCTGACTGTAACTGGTGAGATGGGAGACAACATTGGAACTCTTTCTTCCTTCAGAG GTGAAGTTCGGTGCGAGCCGCCCAACAACCGTTTAGACAAGTTCAAAGGAACCCTGACTATGAATGGACGAAACTACGGTCTGGACAACGACAAAGTGCTGCTCAGAGGGTGCACTCTGAGGAACACAGAGTGGTGCTTCGGCCTGGTCCTCTTTGGAG GCCCTGACACAAAGCTCATGCAGAACAGTGGAAAGACAGTTTTTAAACGGACCAGCATTGATCACCTGATGAATGTCCTGGTGTTGTGT atctTTGGCTTCCTGGTGGCCATGTGCTTCATTCTGGCCGTCGGTAACGCCATTTGGGAGGTGAAGGAAGGATCTGTGTTCACCGTGTTCCTTCCCCGAGAACCGGGCGTCAATGCCGCTCTGTCGTCCTTTCTCTCCTTCTGGTCCTACGTCATCGTCCTCAACACGGTGGTGCCCATTTCTCTCTATGTCAG TGTTGAGATTATCCGCCTTGGGAACAGCTTCTACATAGACTGGGACAGGAAGATGTATCACCCAAAGAGTGACACCCCTGCACAGGCGAGGACCACCACCCTCAATGAGGAGCTGGGTCAGATTAAATACATCTTCAGTGATAAAACTGGGACCCTGACGCAAAACATCATGACCTTCAACAAGTGCTCCATTCATGGAAAGAACTACG GTGAGCTCTTTGACTTTTCTGGACAAAGAGTTGAGATAACAGAG aaaaCCGAGCGAGTGGACTTCTCCTGGAACCAGTTGGCAGATCCAAAGTTCGTCTTCCATGATTACAGTCTGGTTGAAACGGTAAAGGAGGGAAACCCAGAGGCTCAGGCCTTCTTCCGCCTGCTGGCTCTGTGTCACACCGTCATGCCTGAGGAGAAGAAAGAGG GGGAGCTCAACTATCAGGCCCAGTCACCTGATGAGGGCGCTCTGGTGACCGCAGCCAGAAACTTTGGATTTGTGTTCCGCTCTCGAACACCAGAGAGCATCAGCATCATGGAGATGGGCATGAAGGTCACGTATGAGCTTCTGGCTGTTCTGGACTTCAACAATGTGCGTAAAAGGATGTCAGTAATAG TGCGAAGCCCTGAAGGCAAGATGAGCCTGTACTGTAAAGGAGCCGACACCATCATCTATGAGAGATTACACCCCTCCTGTAGCAAACTGATGGAGGTCACCACTGGACACCTGAAT GAGTATGCTGGCGACGGCCTCAGGACTCTTGTTCTGGCCTACAAGGACTTGGAGGAGAGCTACATGGAAGGGTGGAGACAGCGCCACCATGAGGCCAGCACGGCTTTGGAGGGACGAGAGGAGAGACTGGATGAACTTTATGAAGAGATCGAGAAAGACATGATT CTGCTGGGAGCGACGGCTGTGGAGGACAAGTTGCAAGACGGTGTCCCACAAACCATCGAGCAACTGGCTAAAGCCGACATCAAAATCTGGGTCCTGACTGGAGATAAACAAG AAACGGCAGAAAACATCGGCTACTCCTGCAACATGTTAAGAGAAGAGATGAAGGAGGTTTTTATTGTTGCTGCAAACACAGCAGAAGGAGTCAAAGAGGAGCTGCA gaaTGCAAGAAGAAAAATGTGTCCAGCAGCAGCGGAAGATCCATCAGTGATTAAAGCTCGAGCTGGTCTGTTTTGGCTCAAGATGACAGAAACGGTGGAAGATGAGAAAGTGGACGATGAATACGGTCTGATTATAAATGGACACAGCTTG GCCTTTGCCCTGGAGAAggacctggagctggagctgctgagGACAGCATGTATGTGTAAAACTGTGATCTGCTGCAGGGTCACCCCTCTGCAAAAAGCCCAGGTGGTAGAGCTGGTCAAGAAATACAAGCAGTCAGTAACACTCGCCATCGGGGATGGAGCCAATGACGTCAGCATGATTAAGG CTGCTCATATTGGTGTAGGAATCAGTGGTCAGGAGGGGATGCAGGCGGTTCTCTCCAGCGACTTCTCCTTTGCTCAGTTCCGTTATCTCCAGCGCCTCCTGCTGGTGCACGGCCGCTGGTCCTACCTTCGCATGTGCAAATTTCTGCGATACTTTTTTTACAAGAACTTCACCTTCACCTTTTTGCACTTCTGGTACGCCTTCTTTTGTGGCTTTTCCGCACAA acGGTGTATGACGAGTGGTTCATCACTTTATACAACTTGATGTACACAGCTCTTCCCATCCTCAGCCTGTGCCTCTTTGACCAG GATGTAAACGACCGCTGGAGCTTCCAGTACCCTCAGCTCTACTCCCCCGGCCAGCTGAACATGTATTTCAGTAAAAAAGCCTTTGTGCGCTGCATGATGCACAGCTGTTACAGCTCCCTAATCCTCTTCTTTATCCCGTGGGCTGCCATGCACGACACAGTCAGGGATGACGGCAGAGACATAGCAGATTATCAGTCTTTTGCTTTATTGGCACAGACCTGCCTGCTTGTAGTGGTGAGCGTCCAG CTGTGTCTCGACACATATTACTGGACAACAGTCAACCAGTTCTTTGTGTGGGGCAGCCTGGCTGCCTACTTTGCTGTGACATTCACCATGTACAGCAATGGCATGTTTCTCATCTTCACCTCTGCTTTCCCCTTCATTG GCACAGCGAGGAATTCTTTAATCCAGCCAAATGTGTGGCTGACCATTTTACTGACTTCTCTGCTTTGCACTCTGCCCGTCGTGGCTCTGCGTTTCATTCTCATCCAGATCCACCCAACTGTCAACGACAAG GTGAGATATAAAGTGCAGAAGGAGGTGCTACCAGCACCTGCACCCCGCCGTCCACCTGCCAGGCGCATCAGCACCCGCCGCTCGGGCTATGCCTTCTCCCACTCCCAGGGTTATGGTGATCTGGTGACCTCTAAATGGTTCCTGCTCAAGCGGCCTCTTAAGGGTCGGGCAATGCTGTTTGGTCAAACAGACTCCACTTTGGCTGAAAATAAACCCCAACACTACCGCAGCATAACTGAGGGGTCACAGAGCTCAGGGTTAGGAGGGGGACACTAA